In Zingiber officinale cultivar Zhangliang chromosome 1A, Zo_v1.1, whole genome shotgun sequence, a genomic segment contains:
- the LOC121998321 gene encoding secreted RxLR effector protein 161-like, producing the protein MAKAFDMTDMGLMSYFLGLEVKQGVDGIFMTQEQYAKAVLKRFRMDDCNPVNTPVDCGTKLSKNDEGKTVDPTRFKSLVGSLWYLTFTRPDILYGVGLVSRFMEEPKETHWKVAKRILRYVRDTMNHGLFYSHSNNSQLVGYSDSDWGGDCDDRRSTSGFAFFVGDTAFSWMSKKQPIVTLSTCEAEYIAASSCISHVIWLRSLLKEINLNKVKQLKFALTTNRQLHWGRIQYIYKEVNILIYAFILFGNM; encoded by the coding sequence ATGGCAAAAGCATTCGATATGACCGATATGGGACTTATGTCCTACTTTCTCGGCTTGGAGGTGAAACAAGGAGTTGATGGCATATTTATGACTCAAGAACAATATGCAAAGGCGGTCCTCAAGAGATTTAGAATGGATGATTGTAATCCAGTTAACACACCGGTGGACTGCGGAACAAAGCTATCCAAGAATGACGAAGGAAAGACGGTTGATCCCACACGTTTCAAAAGTTTGGTGGGAAGCTTGTGGTACCTAACTTTCACTCGACCGGATATATTATATGGAGTCGGTCTTGTGAGCAGGTTCATGGAAGAGCCTAAAGAGACTCATTGGAAGGTAGCCAAGCGAATCCTTCGTTATGTCCGAGATACTATGAATCATGGACTATTTTATTCTCACTCTAATAATTCTCAGCTTGTTGGATATTCAGATAGTGATTGGGGTGGAGACTGTGATGACCGGAGAAGCACTTCCGGCTTTGCATTTTTCGTTGGAGATACAGCATTTTCTTGGATGTCAAAGAAACAACCTATTGTTACTCTTTCCACTTGTGAAgcagagtacattgctgcatcctCATGTATTAGTCATGTTATATGGCTAAGAAGCTTGCTAAAAGAGATAAATTTGAACAAAGTGAAGCAACTCAAATTTGCATTGACAACAAATCGACAATTGCATTGGGGAAGAATCCAGTATATCTACAAAGAAGTAAACATATTGATATACGCTTTCATTCTATTTGGGAACATGTGA